In a single window of the Eleginops maclovinus isolate JMC-PN-2008 ecotype Puerto Natales chromosome 6, JC_Emac_rtc_rv5, whole genome shotgun sequence genome:
- the LOC134866556 gene encoding protein disulfide-isomerase tmx3a-like encodes MSERRNNMLLSVLLLLAGSASAFVEELDDTCTPDPVGINRSNWEPGPGPRLAKEFKVRGYPAILMLKKNVKYNYSGARTKEGILDFANRVGGPLVRSLSSAQLFQHAMSHHEVMFLYVGATSELKGNFTSTAEELIVHTYFFSANRDALPKAVSLPSLPVVVVFKDGSYFLYDEKRDGDLKSWINRERFPNFCLIDAHTLYAMGDSGKLVVLALLEPRSRSEDSHRYKSLVEKVSSDYTEIYSRSFYFGYMEGSDYISGLVMGEVSLPSFIVVNLSTDGYFLPEGGVQSEQQLLDFLNGVLDGSVAPQGGNSVDQRVLRFLFESRSSLRLMFSKFPVLGYVFISVPFAIISAFIYVCCWRRRDPSSDDEDDNDKKND; translated from the exons ATGTCGGAGCGGAGGAACAACATGCTGCTCTCAG tgctgctgctgctggccggCTCAGCATCAGCCTTTGTAGAGGAACTGGATGACACGTGC ACCCCTGACCCGGTTGGGATCAATCGGTCAAACTGGGAGCCGGGCCCCGGTCCAC GTCTGGCAAAAGAGTTCAAGGTCAGAGGTTACCCCGCCATCCTCAT gttgaagaaaaatgtgaaatataattattCAGGAGCGAGAACCAAAGAGGGGATCCTGGATTTCGCTAATCGAGTCGGagg GCCGCTGGTTCGATCCCTCAGCAGCGCTCAGCTCTTCCAACACGCCATGAGCCACCATGAAGTCATGTTCCTTTATGTTGGAGCTACATCAGAGctcaag gGAAACTTCACTTCCACAGCCGAGGAGTTGATTGTTCACACCTACTTCTTCTCTGCCAACAGAGACGCGCTGCCAAAG GCGGTGTCGCTGCCCTCCCTGCCGGTGGTGGTGGTTTTTAAAGATGGATCGTACTTCCTGTATGACg AGAAACGTGACGGAGATCTGAAGTCGTGGATCAACAGGGAACGGTTCCCTAACTTCTGCCTGATTGACGCCCACACACTGTACGCCATGGGAGACTCAG GTAAGCTGGTGGTGTTGGCGCTGCTGGAGCCAAGGAGTCGCAGTGAAGACAGCCACAG GTACAAAAGTCTGGTGGAGAAAGTGTCTTCAGACTACACAGAGATATACAGCag gagctttTACTTTGGATATATGGAGGGCAGTGATTACATCAGTGGTCTGGTGATGGG agaggtGTCACTGCCCTCCTTCATCGTGGTGAATCTCTCCACTGATGGGTACTTCCTGCCTGAGGGGGGCGTGCAGTcggagcagcagctgctggacTTCCTGAACGGAGTCCTGGACGGCAGCGTGGCG CCTCAGGGAGGAAACAGTGTCGACCAGCGAGTCCTACGCTTCTTGTTCGAGTCAAGATCCTCACTGAGG CTGATGTTTTCTAAGTTTCCCGTTCTCGGCTACGTCTTCATCAGCGTCCCGTTCGCCATCATCAGCGCCTTCATCTACGTGTGCTGCTGGAGGCGCAGAGACCCGAGTAGCGATGATGAGGACGACAACGACAAGAAGAATGACTGA